The genomic DNA GGCGGGATGGGCGGCGACTACTTCGCGCTGTGCCTGGCGCTGGAGGAACTCGGCAAGGTCGACCAGAGCGTTGCGATCACCCTCGAAGCCGGTGTGTCGCTGGGCGCCATGCCCGTATACCGCTTCGGTAATGACGCCCAGAAGCAGGAGTGGCTGCCGCTGTTGGCGAGTGGCAAGGCGCTGGGGGCCTTCGGCCTCACCGAGGCGGGCGGCGGCTCCGATGCGGGCGCCACCAAGACCACCGCCAAGCTCGACGACGGTCACTGGATCATCAACGGCACCAAGCAGTTCATCACCAACTCGGGCACCGACATCACCAAGCTGGTGACCGTCACCGCCGTCACTGGTGAACGCGAGGGCGGCAAGAAGGAGATCTCGTCGATCCTGGTGCCGGTGCCTACTGAGGGATTCACGGCCGAACCGGCGTACAACAAGGTCGGCTGGAACGCCTCCGATACTCACCCGTTGAGCTTCGACGACGTCCGCGTGCCGCAGGAGAACCTGCTCGGTGAGCAGGGCCGCGGCTACGCCAACTTCCTGCGCATCCTCGACGAGGGTCGCATCGCGATCGCGGCGCTGTCGGTCGGTGCTGCGCAGGGCTGCGTCGACGAATGCGTCCGGTACGCCAAGGAGCGCCAGGCCTTCGGTGCGGCCATCGGGACCTATCAGGCGATTGCGTTCAAGATCGCCCGCATGGAGGCACGGGCGCACGCCGCCCGCGCGGCCTACTACGACGCGGCCGCACTCATGTTGTCCGGCAAGCCCTTCAAGAAGGCGGCGGCCGTCGCCAAGCTCGTCTCCAGTGAGGCCGCCATGGACAACGCACGCGACGCCACGCAGGTGTTCGGCGGCTACGGCTTCATGAACGAGTACCCGGTGGCGCGGCACTACCGCGACAGCAAGATCCTCGAAATCGGCGAGGGGACGACC from Mycolicibacterium arabiense includes the following:
- a CDS encoding acyl-CoA dehydrogenase family protein; protein product: MSDFLSTGTLPDHYEQLAKTVRDFAQSVVAPVAAKHDAEHSFPYEVVAGMADMGLFGLPFPEEYGGMGGDYFALCLALEELGKVDQSVAITLEAGVSLGAMPVYRFGNDAQKQEWLPLLASGKALGAFGLTEAGGGSDAGATKTTAKLDDGHWIINGTKQFITNSGTDITKLVTVTAVTGEREGGKKEISSILVPVPTEGFTAEPAYNKVGWNASDTHPLSFDDVRVPQENLLGEQGRGYANFLRILDEGRIAIAALSVGAAQGCVDECVRYAKERQAFGAAIGTYQAIAFKIARMEARAHAARAAYYDAAALMLSGKPFKKAAAVAKLVSSEAAMDNARDATQVFGGYGFMNEYPVARHYRDSKILEIGEGTTEVQLMLIAREAGL